Part of the Verrucomicrobiales bacterium genome is shown below.
GCCCAATGGGATCGTTGCCTCGTTTGCCGTGGATTTGGTCGTGGATCTGTTGACTGACTGGACCGGAGAAATCCGGGGACCGGTTTACCTTTCCTACGATGGAAATCGCAGGACAGTGACCCCGAGCACTAGGCTTTCCGCAGCACCTCTGACTTGCGTTCACTATCCACGAACCCAGGTTGGTGCTCCGGCTTTTCGCCGCCTTTGACGAAGTCCTTATCTTATTTCCACTCTTGAAGAAGGATGTATTCAGGGATGACATGCTTTTCGATCGCAAGGGTTCGAATAAGCCAGCCTTCGGTTGGGAATCTGGGGAGTAATGTCTCAGCCGCTGTCAGTCGTGCTTCAAAATCTTCAAGTGATCATTGGTCGCGATACAGCGTAAGAAGGGTTAGAATCTTGTTCCAAAGGGCGAGAATCGCCTCTTTTTGAATCATTCTAACTTCCCCCAAGCTCGAACCTACGGTCCCTTCGAGTTCAGTCAGATGAGTTACTACGGTCCCGCGAACGACGAATCCTTTGCTTGCATATTCCTCCTTCGCCCTAGTCAGTTGGTTATGCGCCTGCCCAGCGTGGTATGGTGTAACTTTGTTCCCCGCCTCGTGCTCAATCTTAGCTTCGAAGGTGACGACCTCACGAACATTCCCGAAAACTCCTCTCCAACGGCAATCTGTAGCCGCTCCATATTCTGGCCGAGAAGCCTAGAATCCCAAAACAGTCCCAAGCTCCTCAAGTCCTTCTTGGTGTTCTGCGTGACTCTCAGAGCGTAAGCAGGTGCTCACTCTGTCAGCCCACCGTTGAAACCGTGTGCCTTCCGGGCCACAGCGTTCCAAAATATCGTCGAAGCCGTGCAAGACGGCATAAGCATATTCGTGTTGCACAGCCTTCCCTGAACTTCCTACAGATGTTCTGAATCGATTGAGTGATGTCCTCAGACGACTAAACCACGAGCTTTTACCGCCCTCATCGATAGCGCTTTCGAGTAGATCCGGAGCTTCGTTCCTTGCGGCTAGATCGCCCTGTTTTCCAAGAAGAAACGACGCCTTTGCACATGCCCACAGGTAGAAATCCCTTAATTCCCGGAGCGATTGCTTGGTCTTCTCCGCACAGACTTTGAAATGCTCTCTCGGCAACCCGATTCGAACGGTTTGCTGCCAGGTGGGCATTAACCGTTTGAATACTGTCCGTCAGCTCCTTGTGACGAACCTCCGTCCGCGCAGCCACCGTAGCTGGTCCGTCCGGCGATAGGGTTATTTGTCTCTCCAGCTCGTGGAAAAACTTTGTGAGAACCGCAGACGCCTTCTCCGCTTCCGCGCCGGGATAGTAGAATCCACCCGAATCAATGAAGGATCGGACTATTGCTTCGTCAGCCTCCGGTTTTTTGCCTTCCAACATGGATTCCGTCAGCTGGTCGAAGTCGGCGGTGCCGCACCATTTTTCCAGGGCGTACATAACTTCCAGATCCGGAAAGGCATCCGCGGTAAGTTTGGCCGCACTCTTGAAAGCCGGAACTGCGGTAATGCTTTTAAAAAGCTTTTTGCTGCCCGTCGTCACCAGATATGTGACTGTCTTGTAAAGAATCGCAGTTAACGCCATTGATTCCGCCACGTTTCCTCCCTGTCGTTATTCAGCATCATGTCCTCTTCGCATATCGTCGCTTGTGTGGGAACTCAAAAGTTTGGGCGCCATCTCAAGTCTCAAGGGCCGTTCATTTCGCTGCTTAGGCTGCGGGGATGGGCCTAGTCTAATAGAGACTCTTTGGAGTAGGATCGCCTTTTGGGTTTTTGAATCTAAGGCTTTCACCGATCTTACGGCGTTCGTGTTACCTGCTGTTTGGCAGTCGCCGGATCGTTTGAAGGTTTGCATAGAAGTCCAGAATTCTTGGGTCCGCTTTCACGTCCCTCATGGATATAGGACGGTCTAGCTGGATGCCGCCAATGTCTCGGCAGCGAGAAAGCGCGACGTACGTCTGGCCTGAGCAGAAAGCGCCATCACCGAGGTCGATTCGAACTGAGTCCAGGGTCATTCCCTGAGATTTGTGGATGGTGATGGCCCAGCCAAGGGTCATCGGGAATTGCTTAAATGTGCCTGTAATCTTACGAGCTATTTGCTTCTCGTTACTGTCATATCGGTATTCAATTTTCTCCCAGATCTCCCGTTCCACATCGACGATGTTGCCAGAGCTTGAGAGTTCCACGCGGATAGAACTTTGCCCGATGCTTACAACTCGCCCCAGGGTCCCGTTCACCCACTGAGGCTTGTGGTTCTTCACCAGGATTACTTGCGCTCCCACCTTGAGCTCGAGTAGGCGCGGTGCTTGGAATTCGTCCTTATCGAGGTCCGCTTTCCCATCCACAACGGCGACAAATTGGTGTAGTTCGGTCTGTAGACGGTTTAGCTCACCCGAGTTGATCGCAAACGCCATGGCATTGGTGGTTACGAGGAACATTCCGCTCCGGGCTGCCTCGGGCTTCTGAAGGAAGCACGTCCGATTGATCTGTGCTACCGCCTCCCGGTGATCTTTGTTCGACCGGATTCTATCTAGGAGACTAATGAAGTCTTGGCTGGTCTGCCTGAAAACGGTTGTCAACTCGACGGACGGCAGCTCGAGCCGGTGGAAGACGTCGGCGTCAAAAAAGGAACATGACCGATAGCGGCTCGTATAGAATTTGCTCGATTCGGCATCCGCCACCACCGGTGGCAGTTGGAGGAGATCCCCGACGAACACCACCTGAACACCACCGAAGGGCCGATCTTTCCCACAAGCCCTCTTTAGCATGTTGTCAATGCAATCCACGACATCGGGCTTGACCATAGACACTTCATCTACGATCAGCACCTTAAGCGACGTGAGGATTGGAAGTATATGCCTGCTAGGGAGCAGCATTTCCTCTGGATTTAGAATGTACGGCGGCAGACGGAAGAAGGAGTGGATCGTCGATCCGCCCACATTGATCGCAGCGAGCCCAGTGGGAGCCACAACCACACAGCCCTGTAATTGCTCCCTGAGAAACCGGATGAGCGTGGATTTGCCGGTGCCAGCACGGCCAGTTACAAAGAGACTGGGGCAGCCATCCCTGATGGTTTCCAGAATGAACGCGAACTCCGGGATTACGTCTATGGGTTCACTGTTTTCTGAAGGGCGTAGTTTGGCTGTCGGTTGTTTCTTCGTGCTGGGTATGGGCGGAACGTCTCGTTCGCCCCTGGGGCTTTTGGAGGATTTTGACTCATCCTCTGTGAAGAAGCGCTTCGCCATCTGTTCGAGCCTAGACCAGAATTCGCTCATCAAAGCCTTTTGAGGTTTTAGCTACCCGACCCGAAGAGGCTGCGCCAGGTCGGGTGATGCGCTCCATTTGGGTTTGGGATCAAAGAAATTTTGCCCAGTGCTCCTCGGAAACGATGTATAGCTCGCGATGAGCTTTGAGCTCGAGCGCCTTGATGATCTTTGTTCCGTGCGAGTTGTGTTTCCAGTCCCGGCTGGCCAGAGTTCCGATGACAAGAAAGTCGGTTCCTGAGCGCACGGCGTCTTCGTAAATGCCAAAGCGACGCTCAACCTGCTGTTTGCACCATTCCCTTGTTCCCGCACAAAACTTGCCCGTCAGGCAAAACTTCTTATTCTCGAAATCTACAGGAGGAGCTGGCATGTCCAAGGGTAATCCCGTCGGAGTGCTCGGCCCTTTCGTTGCCCCGGTGGCCGCATCTAGGAGTATACGAAAGTCTTCACATTC
Proteins encoded:
- a CDS encoding AAA family ATPase, which gives rise to MMSEFWSRLEQMAKRFFTEDESKSSKSPRGERDVPPIPSTKKQPTAKLRPSENSEPIDVIPEFAFILETIRDGCPSLFVTGRAGTGKSTLIRFLREQLQGCVVVAPTGLAAINVGGSTIHSFFRLPPYILNPEEMLLPSRHILPILTSLKVLIVDEVSMVKPDVVDCIDNMLKRACGKDRPFGGVQVVFVGDLLQLPPVVADAESSKFYTSRYRSCSFFDADVFHRLELPSVELTTVFRQTSQDFISLLDRIRSNKDHREAVAQINRTCFLQKPEAARSGMFLVTTNAMAFAINSGELNRLQTELHQFVAVVDGKADLDKDEFQAPRLLELKVGAQVILVKNHKPQWVNGTLGRVVSIGQSSIRVELSSSGNIVDVEREIWEKIEYRYDSNEKQIARKITGTFKQFPMTLGWAITIHKSQGMTLDSVRIDLGDGAFCSGQTYVALSRCRDIGGIQLDRPISMRDVKADPRILDFYANLQTIRRLPNSR
- a CDS encoding BRCT domain-containing protein, giving the protein MAREYFLNLDGTDDHGQPNPNLNARHRQGRDLDMLLGFCRGIAADGRVTAEEILALHDWIKSHPELRATFPVPQIVSRIERIYSDGSVDDAECEDFRILLDAATGATKGPSTPTGLPLDMPAPPVDFENKKFCLTGKFCAGTREWCKQQVERRFGIYEDAVRSGTDFLVIGTLASRDWKHNSHGTKIIKALELKAHRELYIVSEEHWAKFL